A genomic region of Cannabis sativa cultivar Pink pepper isolate KNU-18-1 chromosome 1, ASM2916894v1, whole genome shotgun sequence contains the following coding sequences:
- the LOC115703778 gene encoding uncharacterized protein LOC115703778 — protein MKFPCPHACAASQQRSISMYALCLPYYTTEYWRTYEGTIMLVGDEDDWELPDDIKNMTVGVPVEKQPVGRPKKQKVGRIKNNRTACKGERIIKPRNCGKCGAKGHNRSTCTYRG, from the coding sequence ATGAAGTTTCCTTGTCCTCATGCATGTGCTGCCTCTCAGCAGCGAAGTATTAGCATGTACGCACTATGCTTGCCATATTACACAACAGAATATTGGAGGACATATGAAGGTACAATCATGCTGGTTGGTGACGAGGATGACTGGGAATTGCCTGATGACATAAAGAACATGACAGTTGGAGTGCCTGTTGAGAAGCAACCAGTAGGGCGACCCAAGAAGCAAAAGGTTGGAAGAATTAAGAACAACCGAACTGCTTGTAAAGGTGAAAGGATTATCAAACCACGAAATTGTGGCAAGTGCGGTGCCAAGGGGCACAACAGAAGCACTTGCACCTACCGAGGTTAA
- the LOC115703779 gene encoding uncharacterized protein LOC115703779: MLHKIKSDKPDEVHFYVGRKRCRFGRVEFDLVTGLNLLPGPIEKDIKEKGSSDRLIMEYFNGNPSISFGQMRRVFESCIEVDDVYKLGMALFVMGVLTGKEEKIVVPPFVIRMVDNLPFFYEYPWGKILYTKLMETCNKDYVDVKNKMLKKIKKGVTQKESKYSSYGYTAALQYWAYEVIVELGNEYAVKKSHRFPRMVSWESKPKTTLGKDEVIRLFARNVSFLHFMFNSC, translated from the coding sequence ATGCTGCACAAAATCAAATCTGACAAGCCGGACGAGGTACATTTTTATGTGGGAAGGAAGAGATGTAGATTTGGTAGGGTGGAGTTTGACTTGGTGACCGGGTTAAACTTGTTGCCCGGACCTATAGAGAAAGACATCAAAGAGAAAGGAAGTTCGGACCGATTGATTATGGAATATTTCAACGGTAATCCTTCCATCAGCTTTGGCCAAATGCGCAGAGTTTTTGAGAGCTGCATAGAAGTTGATGATGTCTACAAGTTGGGGATGGCCTTGTTTGTTATGGGCGTCCTCACTGGTAAGGAGGAGAAGATTGTCGTTCCTCCTTTTGTCATAAGAATGGTTGACAACCTTCCATTCTTCTACGAGTACCCGTGGGGAAAGATTTTGTACACCAAGCTGATGGAAACTTGTAATAAAGACTACGTGGATGTGAAGAATAAGATGCTGAAAAAGATTAAAAAGGGAGTTACACAGAAGGAGTCAAAATACTCATCTTACGGCTATACTGCAGCGTTGCAGTATTGGGCATACGAGGTCATCGTGGAGCTGGGCAATGAGTATGCAGTGAAGAAGTCGCATCGCTTTCCGAGAATGGTGAGCTGGGAGAGTAAGCCGAAAACGACACTCGGGAAGGACGAAGTGATAAGATTATTTGCTAGAAATGTAAGTTTCTTACACTTTATGTTTAATTCATGTTAA